In one window of Gossypium arboreum isolate Shixiya-1 chromosome 4, ASM2569848v2, whole genome shotgun sequence DNA:
- the LOC128291580 gene encoding uncharacterized protein LOC128291580 has protein sequence MNEWFAEFFRTNSGTQLPLPPPNPQLGPVALKGVELVRLNKPSIDKIRKQGAEEFRENVNDDLERAEFWLENSIRVFNELSCTPDECLKCALSLLKDTTYQWWNTLISVVPRERVTWDFFQEKFREKNINQRFIDQKHKEFLELKHGRRTVIEYEQVIVRLKIEIFVCSINASAGYPNKDCGKLYSDSKAQTMSVASVRNARSIKPEYQHCDRRHLDECSMNNRACFRSGSQDHFIRDCPEMVEKDNFQNARSSNTAARGRLVRNTRNGTSSRVVSKDSTVRSKARAPARAYDIRAREDASSPSVITSTSSLYDTNQMDPDRAIANDVENISAFSRSRDSAD, from the exons atgaatgagtggtttgctGAGTTTTTTCGTACAAATTCGGGTACCCAACTTCCTCTACCCCCACCTAACCCTCAACTGGGTCCCGTAGCTCTCAAAGGTGTGGAATTGGTAAGACTAAACAAGCCTTCAATCGATAAGATTcgaaagcaaggggctgaagaatttagagaaaATGTCAATGACGATCTtgaaagagcagaattttggcttgagaactctatTCGGGTATttaatgagctttcttgcaccccggatgagtgcttgaaatgtgctttATCACTTCTAAAGGATAcgacgtatcagtggtggaacactcttatATCTGTGGTACCGcgggaaagagttacttgggacttCTTCCAAGAGAAATTCAGAGAGAAGAACATCaatcaacggttcattgatcagaaacataaagagtttttagagctaaAACATGGTCGTAGGACTGTGATTGAATACGAGCAAGTGATTGTTAgactta aaattgagataTTTGTATGCTCGATCAATGCTTCAGCTGGGTATCCTAACAAAGATTGTGGGAAGCTATATTCCGATTCTAAGGCCCAAACAATGTCAGTAGCGAGCGTTCGTAATGCTAGGTCTATTAAGCCTGAATACCAACACTGTGATAGACGACATCTCGATGAATGTAGTATGAATAATCGAGCTTGCTTTAGAAGTGGCTCCCAAGATCACTTCATTCGGGATTGCCCTGAAATGGTTGAAAAGGATAATTTTCAGAATGCAAGATCGAGTAACACTGCTGCTAGAGGGAGGCTAGTAAGAAATACGAGAAATGGGACCAGTAGCAGAGTAGTATCCAAAGACTCGACTGTTAGATCAAaagctagagcacctgcgagAGCTTATGACATTCGTGCTCGCGAGGATGCATCCTCCCCTAGTGTGATCACTAGTACAtcttctctctatgatactaat